The genomic window CGACAAGTACGGCATCACGATCAAATCCGTTGAATCATATTATGAGCAGCAGCCGTTCATCGATTTCTGGACCGAAGCGGTGAAATCCTCCCTCAGTGAAGTGCCTGAAGCGGAGCGCGACGAGACGGCAGTCGTCGTAAGTGCACACAGCCTGCCGGAGAAGATCAAGGAGCATAATGACCCGTACCCGGATCAGCTCGAGGGAACGGCACAGCTCATCAAGGAGAATGCCGACCTCAAGAATGTGCATATCGGATGGCAGTCCGAAGGCAATACGCCGGATCCATGGCTCGGTCCGGACGTGCAGGACCTGACGAAGGACCTGTATGAAGAAAAAGGCTACAAGCACTTCATCTACCTCCCGGTCGGATTCGTCTGCGAGCACCTCGAAGTCCTCTATGACAACGATGTCGAGTGCAAGGACGTATGTGATGAAGTGGGCGCCGGATACCACAGGCCGACGATGCCGAATACGGATGAGCGTTTCATCCAGGCGATGATCAACGAAATAAACAGACTGTAGTAAAGAAGGCTGATTATAGTGAAAAAGGTAGCAATCATAGGCGCAGGGATAACAGGGTTATCCGCAGCCCATTACTTGTCGAAGCAGGAAGATGTCGAAGTGGACCTCTTCGAGCAGAGCGACAGGGCAGGCGGCAAGATCAGGACGCACCAGCAGGACGGCTATACGATCGAACTCGGTCCCGAATCGTATCTTGCCCGGAAGAAAATCCTCACTGAACTGGCTGAAGAGATCGGCCTCGGCGATGACCTCGTCCGCAACCAGACGGGGACATCATATATCTATGTGAACAAAAAGCTGTCGCCCCTCCCGAAAGGTGCAGTGCTCGGCATGCCGACGGAACTGGTGCCTTTCCTGACGACGGACCTCATCTCAGCCCGGGCCAAGCTTAGGGCCGGACTTGATTTCGTAAAGAAGCCGATCAAAGTGCACACCGATATCTCCGTCGGTGAGTTCTTCAGGAGCAGGCTCGGTGATGAAGTGCTCGAGAACATCGTCGAACCGCTCCTGTCCGGCATCTACAGCACCAACATCGATGAACTGAGCCTGATGTCCACCTTCCCGAACTTCAAGGAGATGGAAGAGCAGCACGGCAGCCTCATCAAAGGGGTCTATCACCAGAAGAACAGTGCTCCGAAAAGCGCGCCTGGCAAGAAGCAGGGCCAGTTCCTCCAATTCAAGAACGGGCTGCAGTCGTTCATAGACAGGCTCCTCGAAGTGATTCGGGAGAACGGCGTATCGACACATTTCAACCATGATGTGACCACCATCGAAAAAGACGGCGGGACATATGCGCTCACCGTCAATGGGGAAACACGCACATACGACAATGTCATCATCACGACGCCGCACTTCCAGTACAAGAGATGGTTCCAAGACATGCCGCTTGAATACTTCAAGCACATGAAGGCCACAAGCGTCGCAACGGTCGTCATGGCCTTTGATGATCATCAGGTGAAGAATGAGATCGACGGCACTGGTTTCGTAGTGAGCAGGAAGATGGATACGTCGATCACCGCATGCACATGGACCAACAAGAAATGGGCGCATGCTGCACCGGATGGTAAGACACTTCTGCGTGCCTATGTCGGCAGGCCGGGGGACTACATCGTAGAAGAGAAGGATGATGAAGAAATCGTACGTCTTGCCCGCAAAGATTTGGATCAGATCATGACGATCAATGGTGAGCCCGAGTTCACTATTGTGACGAAGCTGAAGCATTCCATGCCGCAGTACAAAGTGGGCCACAAGGAAATGATCCGGGGCATCCATGAGTATATGGCAGAACACTATCCGGGCGTTGTACTGACAGGCGCCTCACACAGCGGCGTCGGTCTGCCGGACTGTGTCAGACAGGCCAAGGAAGCAGTGGAGTCAATTACAGAATAGATGGAAAACCATGCCCTGAATGTTATCATATATAATATCAGGGCATTTTTTTAAGGAGGCTTTTACCAATGAAGTTCATTTCAAACAATAATATCACCGACCCGATGATCAACCTGGCAATGGAAGAGTACGTCCTGCGTGAAATCCCGACAGACGATTCGTACTTCCTGTTCTATGTGAACCAGCCATCCATCATCATCGGCAAGAACCAGAATACGATTGAGGAGATCAACGAGTCGTATATCCGGGAGAACAACATCAAAGTCGTCCGCCGCGTCTCAGGCGGCGGTGCCGTCTATCATGACGAAGGCAACCTGAATTTCAGCTTCATCACGGAAGACGACGGGGAGAGCTTCCACAACTTCAGGAAATTCACCCAGCCGATCGTCGACGTGCTGCAGGATATGGGCGTCAATGCAGAACTTTCCGGCAGGAACGACCTTGAAATCGATGGCAAGAAGGTATCCGGAAACGCGATGTTCAGCCAGAAGGGCAGGATGTTCTCACATGGGACACTCATGCTCGACAGCGACATCTCCGAAGTGCAGAACGCACTGAAGGTGAACCCGAAGAAGATCGAATCCAAAGGCGTCAAATCCGTAAGGGGACGCGTCGGCAACATCAATGACTTCATGGATGAGGATCTCGATATCGATACGTTCAAACAGAAGATTCTGGAATACATCTTCGGTGGCAGGGAGAACATCGAGGAGTATGTATTGACGGAGGAAGACTGGGAAAAGATCTACAAGCTGTCTGAAGAGAAGTATCAGACTTGGGATTGGAACTACGGAAAAAACCCGAAATACAACTTCAATGCCTCCCACAAATTCGATGCCGGACTGCTTGATGTCAGACTTGACGTCAAAAAGGGCCGCATCCAGAATGCGAAGATATTCGGGGACTTCTTCGGTGTAGGGGAAGTCGATGTCATCGAGGAGAAGCTGATCGGTGTCGAACACAACAGGGAAGCGATAGACAAGGCGCTCGAAGACGTCGACATCAGCTTCTACCTGGGAAGGATCACCAGGGAAGAATTCCTCGACCTGATTGCATAAAACATAAAAAATAGGCTGACCTTCAACTGTATGTACAATGTACAAGTTGAAAGTCAGCCTTTTTCACGTATATTAAGCGGCATCTTCATCTTCATCAGTCAATTCCTTTAGCAGTGATGTGTAGGTCATGAACTTCTCTTCGTCCTTTTCAATGAGGGCTTCTTCCACCTTTTCGGTGTATTGCTTACGATTATATTCATCCATGGCCTCTTGGAGCAATAGTTCAGCGGAAAGATCGTTTATCGTGTTGATGAAGACTCGCAACTGGTTAACCGGGTATACTTGTTTGTTCATCCCTAAATCCCCCTTCATCATTTGGTTGTTACAAATTATATAACACGAAATGCAGCAGGTCAAACTAAGTTTTGAATATTTAGACAATTTATTGTTGTAAATTTACAATTTATTAAATAAAATTAACATTATTTAAAATTTAATTAACAAAATAAAAACCATGTGATATAGTGTGAATATTGGAATATTTAAAAGGGGGAAGCACATGAACAGACTGCATTATCAGATTCATGAGGAGACGATGTACATCGTTCCGGTTAACAATGGCGGCTACATCGAGAGCAGAGTGGGGGAAACATATGGCGGAGGGATCGACTGCAGGCTCAATCCAAATAAATTGATTGAGCGCAACTGCCGCAATCATTCACAGAACTATGCAGCACGAAAGGACCTCACCAAGACACTCACCGGCATCACCAGCAAGCTGCCCGTCATCGTAGATCTTTTTGGCGCCTACATATACTTTTGTACACATTCGGACCGGATAGCAGAGAACAACTGGTTCAATATCAGGCACGTGCAGTCCTATTGGAATGATGGGGGGATGACCCGGGTGCAGTTTTCAAATAATGAGGAACGCATCATCGACATTTCCTACGCCTCCTTCAACAACCAGTATCTGAACGCACTCAAACTGCACTACAAGTTCAACCAGCAGAAGGAGAAGTATCAAAAAAAGGAGATGAATATGCACTTCCAGTACCCTACACTCGGCAGGGGAGAAGTGGCGCAGATCAATGAAACCATCTACCATTCCTACATTAATTATATAAACGGACTGCAAATTAAGGATGAAGTGTAAATTTAACTTAAAACATGTTTATAAACGGTTGAAAAAACGTGTGGAATTGTTATAATTGTAAATGTTCGATTGAAAACAACATTATTCCACAGTAGCTCAGTGGTAGAGCTATCGGCTGTTAACCGATCGGTCGTAGGTTCGAATCCTACCTGTGGAGCCATGGAGATGTACTCAAGTGGCTGAAGAGGCGCCCCTGCTAAGGGTGTAGGTCGGTTCTCCCGGCGCGAGGGTTCAAATCCCTCCATCTCCGTTATTTATCCCGTAACCTTTTAGGTTGCGGGATTTTTAATTTTTATCCTGTGAATAGTCATAGACTAAATAGAAACCGTAGAACTTTCCTTATATTTGGTAAAATCCTGTTAAATCCATTCAAAATCTTATTCCAATAGTGTAAAATGATGTAAATTGCATGTATTGGAGGGGAATCAGTGGGAACTTTTGTAGGATTATTAATGTTTTTAGGTGTGGTTGCAACTATCACTCTTTTCGTGCTTGGTTTAATCCGGGAGAACAGAGGACAAGCGTATTATAGTACATGGAAAGCGGCACTTTATTCCTTCGTGGCGACTTGTCTGCTTGTGGTCCTTTTGGGGATAGTAAGCAGTGAGTATTCCTTGGCGGATATGGTTGGGATACTATGGTTTTTTGTATCAATTGTGATGTTTGTCTTCATTGCTCTGGCATTGAGGTCCAAGTCTAAAAACCAGAACCCCCGCAGGCATTTCAGAAGGGCGGGCATCGCATTTGTGACAGGTTTGGCATTGTTCTTCGTGACTGTTGCTGTCACGGATGAAGTGGAGGAGCCTGTCGACCAGACCGCTTCAGCGGATGAAGATACTGAAGAGGTGACGGAAGAAGCGACAGAGGAAGAGACTGCAGAGGAGTCGAAAGAGGACGCAGAAGAAGAGGAGGCGGAGAAGGAAAAAGAGGAATCCATCGAAGCTGAGAAAGAAGCATCCATAGAAGCGGCTGAAAGAGAGAAGGAAGAATCGATTGAAGCCGAAAAAGAAGCGTCCATAGAAGCAAAGGAAGAATCAATCGAGAAGGCTGAAGCTGAGAAGGAAAAGTCCATCGAGGAAGCGGAAGCAAAAGCCGAAGCTGAAGAGGAGCCGGTGGAGGAACCTGTAGCTTCCAAGGAGGGGCTCATTCCGGTCTCCCTCTATCGTGTAGTCGATGGGGACACGGTCAATGTCATTGATGACTCCGGTGAGGAGCTGAAGCTGCGGTTGCTTTTGATCGACACACCTGAAACCGTCCATCCGAACAAGCCGGTCGAACCGTATGGCAAGGAAGCGTCTGCAAGATTGACAGAGCTGCTGAATGCGGCAGATCAGCTGTATATCGAGTATGACAGCGGCGATAAGACGGATCATTATGACAGGCATCTGGTCTATCTGTACGCGGATGATGTGAGTGTCCATGAAGTGCTGCTTAAAGAAGGTCTTGCACGCGTGGGCTACATCTACGAACAGCAACGTTACCTGTCCGAATTCCGTGCGGCGGAACAGTACGCCAAGGATCGCCAACTCGGCATCTGGTCCATCCCGGGCTACGTGAATGAAGGCGGGGAAGGGTTCAACAGTGAAGAACCGGAAGCTGAGCCGGAAACGACAAGCGAGCCGGCGACAAATGAAACTTCACCTTCAGAGGGCAATGGAGAAACAGAATACTTCCAGAACTGTACAGAGCTGAAGAAGGTCTATCCGGATGGTGTGTCTTCGGACCATGCAGCCTATCAGCCGAAGATGGACAGGGATAAGGACAACTGGGCATGTGAGTAGCAAACATCTATATAATATGAAGGAAAATGGCCTTGGGCATACCGTCATTTCAGCATCAACTCCGCAACCATTCTGGTTGCGGAGTTTTTGTGCCTTATATAGGACATAAAAAAGACGCAACTGCAATCAGCTGCGCCATAAATCCAATATCGATTCAAATTTTCTGCTACCTGTTCAGGAACTGTTCCTCTTCATCATCATGCTTCTTGAAGTATTCCTCTTCATCCTCTGTGACCATATCCGGGTTGTTGTTCTCGACTTCGACCATCGTACGGACGCCGGTGTTCACATCGACGACTTCGGTATCATATTCATCCCTAGGGACGACATTCGTGTACTTTTCACTGACCGCATCCATCTGTGGGGAATCGGTGTCTTCCTGATTGAGTCCCTCGAAGATGATGACTTCGTCATTTTCATAGTGATTCATGAGGTCCTTCTTGCTGCCTTCATCAAAGTCCAGCTTATCGATGTCGCGGTCGGGATGGTCGACGTTCCCATCGATGATCTTCAGCTCTTCAAACTTCGACTTGAGACCGGATAGATCCTGTTTGGATATGACGACATAATTCTTAAGGTCGATGTAGTTGTCCAGATAGATTTCTGCATCTTTTTCAGTCTTGAATGGTTTGTATTGATTCTTATACATGTATAGTGACCTCCGTTTTTTAAGTAGTTATTCCCGTTGGGGCGGAATTCAAACTAAAAACCCGCAATACAAAGTATTGCGGGCACGGGGAGGATCAGTCTGTTGTCATGATGACCTTGTTGCCGGAAGGGTCGTATGAAACGGTTGCGCCATCTTCGGAGCCGACTTCATAACCCAAGTCTTCAAGTCTTTTGGCTGCGGCGTTGAGTGATGCTGTGTCGGGGTAGCTCATGACGAAGGCATTGAGTCCGACACTGTCTGGCTCGGGCTGTGGGGCACCGATGCCGTTCCAAACATTGACGGCGATGTGGTGGTGATAGTCTTCAGAGGACATGAATGCCGCCTGGCCGGGGAACTCGGCTACGATCTTGAGTCCAAGTCCTTCCGTATAGAACTTCACGGCAGAAGGCATGTCGGAGACGTGCAGGTGAAGGTGTCCCATGACCGTACCTTCCGGCATGCCCTGCCACTCCTGTCCTTCCTCCAGTGATTCGACAAGGTTTTCAAAATCCAGCGGGTCTGTCGTCATTTCCACCCTTGAACCATTCCAGCTCCACTCTTCAGGTCTTCTGTCCCTGTATATTTCGATGCCGTTGCCGTCGGGGTCGTTGAGATATAGGGCTTCACTAACAAGGTGGTCGGACGCGCCCATTCTGACATCGTTTTTGGCAAGGTGGATGGTGACTGCAGCGAGATCTGCACGTTCAGGCAGGAGGATGGCGAAGTGATACAAGCCGGATGTCCTTTTCTTTTCTACAGGGTTTTCCGGTTCATGTAGCGAGAGGATGCTTGTCTTACCATCGGTCGTCAGCTGAGCATCCTTGTCACTCTGTTCGAGAATGGAGAAGCCGAGCAGGCCGGTATAGAAATTCAGGGCTTCCTTCATATCGGATACATTGATCTTTACATGGGAAACATGTGTAGCAGGGGGTGTGTGGAAATTCATAATTGCCTCCTATTAAAAGTTACTTTATGTAACTAAGTTTATATTACTAATTTGAATATGTAAAGTAAAATCATATCTTTATGTTTAAAGGTAACATATGGTATAATTACATCAAGGATGTGATACAAGTTGAAACAATCAAATCTTTGTCCTAAATTCGAAAAGGCAGTGTCACTGCTCAGCCAGAGATGGACGGCTCTGGTCATCTATCAGATGCTGGAAGCACCGCAACGCTTCGGGGAAATACAGGCCGCAATCGGCATCAGTGGGAAAGTGCTTTCCGACAGGCTTAAGGATATGGAACAGGAAGGGCTCATAAAAAGGGATGTATACCCCGAGACGCCTGTAGTCATAGAATATTCGCTTACAGAAAAAGGACGTTCCCTTGAAACTGTACTGAGAGACATTGAAAACTGGTCCCAGGACTGGATTGAAGTCGATCAGCAGAGTAATACGGGGTCCTAGCATATAAAAAAGTGGGGCGGAGGTCATTTATGACCTCCGTCCCACTTTTCATTTTCATCAGGCTATTTGTTCATGGCCTTTGCATTGACCGTAACCGGACGCCTGACCGGAACGGTTCTTTTCTGCTTTGTTTTCGGCTCATAAAGGTAATCTTCCTTGTCGATGTCATCGACCTCATTTTTAAGGTAGTATTTTCCTTTTGTCAGAACAGCCATGAGTACCGTGAGTGCCGCTGCGAGTGCTGCTGCAAAGAAGGCGGCGGTATTCTCGAGGAATGTGCCCATGTATCCAAGTGCAGCCACGGTACCAAGGGCACTGGAGACGATGAGCGCCACCACGCCGACCGGATTCCACTTGTACAGGTTCTCCTGGCGGGCTTCATAGAATGCAGGGCCGATCTTGAGCATCATCTTGACGATGAGGGCGTCGGTGATCAGCACGGCGGCCCATGCCAGCAGGAACACACCCTGGAAGATCAATGCTGCATCCAGATGATCCACGATGCCGCCGAGCATGAGGACCATTGCAGTGACGCCTGCAACGACGATCCAGAACCTGCGTCCCGGTGTGAAACGGAACACATTTTCAAAGAAGTTCGATAGGGATAGGGAACTGCTGTAGATGTTCGTCACATTGATGCGGATCTGCGTGAGCATCGTGAATAGTGCACCGCCGATGCCGAGCAGCTGGACGATGTAGACGCCAGGGTTCGGTTCTGCGAGACGGACACCGAACCATATGCCGAGGCCGCCCATGACGCCGTAACAGAAAATCTGCGGGATGACACCGATCATGACGGATCCGATCTTAAGATGTTCCGGTTTCAGGAACCGTGCGTAGTCGGATGCGAGCAGTGCAGTAAGTCCCATGATGCCGTGCTGCATGCCGATGCACATCAGAAGTGCAGTGCCGCCGATCTGCACACCTTCAGGCATGTAGGTCCAGAAGCGGCCATCGTATAGTGATGTAGTGAACAGTGCAACAGTAATTGCTGCGATAAGGAAAGCAAAGAATATCGGCAGAGACCATTTCTGCAGCTTATCCAGCTGCTTGATGCCGAACCAGTTCAATGGAATGACAAGCGTACCGAATACAACGATCAGAACCCATAATGGAATGGCCGGGAAAAATTCATGTATGGCGTACACAAGGATCATACCTTCGAACGCGCAGTACATGATGAAGTTGGATGCGTAGATCAGGGAAGTCAATGAAGCGCCTATGTAACCAAATCCGCCGCCTCGCGACATCAGGTTGACGTTCATCCCGGATCTTGCAGATAAGTAGGAAATAATCGTACCCATGATACCTGCTACAATGATGGCATAACCAGCTGATATGAGCGCGTTCACTGCACCGAATTGAAGTGCCATGACACTGCCCAGCTGGAAGTAGAAGATTGCAGTTGCGATACCAAAGGTTATGTTGGTAATGCTGAACCAGCCCATGTTCCTTTCTTTATAAGGAACTTTGTCCAAAGAGTAGTCATCTTCCTGTTCTTCAATCTCATGCTCAATCTTTTGATCTGTCACTTTCACAGATCCCATACATATCCTCTCCATTTCTATGAAATTTTCAAATTGCATGACTTTTATACTATACACTTAATAGAAAAATCATTCAACCTGTGTAACGCATACCAAGGGTTATATTGTGACTAAAAGCACATCTTTTGATAGATTTTAACATCTAAACTATGAAATTTTTTTATAATTATATAAGAAATTTAACTACATTAGTTTAAAGAATATGAAGCATGCATACCCTTTGGGGGAGAGGGGAAGTCGATGGTTTGGGTGGGGATTTTGAGCTGTTGAAAAAAAGCCGCTTAAAGTATTGGGATATAAAATAACACGGATAAAAAATGAAAATGTAACTTTTTTATCCGTGTTTTTATAATTTTTTTGAGTTTTTATGGTTTCTCAGGGTCATAATCGTATAAATCAGGAACTTCGTTGCTATTCATTTTCCGATTTCTTTATCTCCACATCGAGGTCTTCTGTCGCGGGACCTTCTATTACATTGCCTTTAAAGTTGAAGCGCGAACCGTGGCATGGGCAGTCCCATGTCCTGTCCTCCTGGTTCCAGCTCAGGCTGCATCCCATGTGGGTACAGCGGTTGTCCACGACCAGGTACTCATTGCTGTCCTCATCGCGGTAGAGCCCTTTCTTCATTATGCCATCCTGGACGACTGCCCCTTCACCTGCAGAAAGGTTCGCCTCATTGATGTCCGGATAGTTCTTCAGCATATTCTTCGCTTCGACGCCGAGGCTCTCCAACGGTGTTGTGGCGAACTGCTTGAGCTGGGCGAATGTACCCTTCTTACGGTGTGGGCTGACCATATCATGATACCTGTTCTCATTGCCCGCAATCAGGTCGCTGATGATCATGGAGGAGAGGACGCCATTGGTCATGCCATATTTGTTGAATCCGGATGCGACGAACCGGTTCTCGTGCTTCTGGTCGAAATATCCAATGTAGGGGAGGGAGTCCACCGTCATCTGGTCCTGTGCGCGGAAGGCATACAACCGCTCGTGGTTGGTCGTCTTCTGATCGGCGTAGAGCCTGAGTTTCTCCAGCTGCCCGGTCATATCCTGTTCGTCATAGGACATATGTCCGAGTCCGCCAAAGAGGACGGTAGGGAGTTCCTTGTCCGGGTTGACGATATTCCTTGTCGTCAGCCCGGGACCATCGAACCCGTTCAATGACAGATTCTCGGATGGCGGGGTGGACGTCGTGACGACGAGGCCATAGGACCGGTTGATCTTGAAACTGTTGAAGTAGAACCCCTGATAATCGAGGAACGGGAAGTGGGTGGCGACGACGAGATGTTCGAAATCGATGCTTATCCCTTCCGATGTCTTCAATGTATTGCCTTCGACACCTTTGCCCATCACATGTTCATATATTTCGACGCCTTTCTCTTCGAGGACTTCCAGTATGCCCTTCAGGAACTTCAACGGATGGAATTCCCCCTGGTTCCTCATGACAAGCTGGGCGACGGTTTCAAAGGGGAGATCGAGCTGTTCCTTCAATAGGGAGCCGTCGATATCGAGGTCCACATAGACCTTGGCCTCTTTTTCCAGGTCTTTGACCGAGCTTTCATTTTCAGCATACATGACCCCGTCGACCCTTCTGAAGTCGCAGTCTATGTTGTGCTTTCTGCTGATCGATTCAATTTCATCTATGGCCGCCATCTGGGATTCATAATAGAGGCGGGCGGTCTCCTTGTCCTGCTGCTTGCTGATCTGGCTGTAGAGCGGCCCCTGTTGTGCCATAAGGCGGGCGGTCGTATTCGCCGTCGTACCGGTGAGTACCTTATTGGCCTCAAGTACCATAACTTTGCGGCCCTGCATGGCAAGCTTATATGCATTCATCAGGCCGGTGATTCCGGCACCGACGACAAGCACCTCAGTACTCGTATCGTTTTCCAGCGTAGGGTAAGAGGGCAGGTCGACAGTATCAGTCCAAAAAGAGATGTTGTCATTGTTGAATTCACTCATCAATTATCCTCCTCAAACATTTTTATATCTTTTACCCTCATTCCATATGAAATACTTACGAACATCAAATTTTGTCCAAAGTGTAAATTTTACGTAACGAAATTATAAAAACCGCTTGAAAATACTTTGTAAAACGTATAGTATATGTATCAGGCGTTGAAAGCGCACAATAATATTACCGCGGGGTAGAGCAGTCTGGTAGCTCGTCGGGCTCATAACCCGGAGGTCGATGGTTCAAATCCATCCCCCGCAATATTTTTACATACAGGTCCCGTGGTGTAGCGGTTAACATGCCTGCCTGTCACGCAGGAGATCGCGGGTTCGATTCCCGTCGGGACCGCCATTATTTTTTTTGACTATACATACCAAGGTTCAGTAGCTCAGTCGGTAGAGCATGTGATTGAAGCTCACAGTGTCGGCGGTTCGATTCCGTCCTGAACCATTCTAATATTATGGCGGTTGTGGTGAAGTGGTTAACACACCGGATTGTGGTTCCGGCATGCGTGGGTTCGATCCCCATCAGCCGCCCTTATTGGTTATGCGGGTGTAGTTAAATGGTATAACCCCAGCCTTCCAAGCTGATGTCGTGGGTTCGATTCCCATCACCCGCTCCATTTTATTATTCCACAGTAGCTCAGTGGTAGAGCTATCGGCTGTTAACCGATCGGTCGTAGGTTCGAATCCTACCTGTGGAGCCATGGCCCGTTGGTCAAGTGGTTAAGACACCGCCCTTTCACGGCGGTAACACGGGTTCGAATCCCGTACGGGTCATAACAGAAGTGAGCCTGCTCACTTCTTTTTCAATCATGGACAGTTGGCCGAGCGGCTTAAGGCGCACGCCTGGAACGCGTGTATACGGCAACCCCGTATCGAGGGTTCGAATCCCTCACTGTCCGTACTCACCCCTTGAAACCAGAAGGTTTCAAGGGGCTTTTTTATGATGATTTTAATGTTCTTTTGACTTTTCATCTGTATAATCGCTTTGTTTAGCCTGGGCTTTTTCCATCATTTGTTCCTGCCGTTCCTGTTTCCTTCTGTAATCATCAAATACTCCTTTGTCTGTTCGTTTAGCTGTTTTAACCATATTATCGATGTCGTTAAACAATTACGGCATAATGGAACTGATTACGGGTAATTAAAAGAGGGAAGAGAAGTATATTTTATCCGCAATTTTTGTGCGTCTTAGGAGGATAAGATGGAAAGTTTGCTTACCTATATCATTAATAATTTCGGCCGTCTCGGCATCGCCTTTTTGATGGCTTTAGAAAATGTTTTCCCGCCCCTCCCATCAGAAGTGGTGCTGAGTTTCGGTGGTTTCATGACGACCCAGTCGAGTTTGGGGATGACCGGTGTCGTCATTTCAGCGACCATCGGTTCAGTGGGTGGCGCCACTGTCCTGTACTACTTCGGCAAATTTCAAGCTCAGAAGCGGATGGAAAAGATTGTAGACAAGTGGGGGCATATCCTACCGATAGATAAGGAAGATATCTATAAAACCAATGACTGGTTTAGTAAATTTCAATCAGTGGCTGTGTTCATATGCCGCTTCATTCCTGTGATGC from Salinicoccus sp. RF5 includes these protein-coding regions:
- a CDS encoding IDEAL domain-containing protein, whose amino-acid sequence is MNKQVYPVNQLRVFINTINDLSAELLLQEAMDEYNRKQYTEKVEEALIEKDEEKFMTYTSLLKELTDEDEDAA
- the hemH gene encoding ferrochelatase, which codes for MKQKKGLLVMAYGTPYKEEDIEPYYTHIRRGRKPSEEALQDLKDRYEAIGGISPLADTTKRQAEALVNQLNQSQDEVEYELFIGLKHIDPFIEDAVEAMNDHGIKEAVSVVLAPHYSNFSVGSYNKRAKEEADKYGITIKSVESYYEQQPFIDFWTEAVKSSLSEVPEAERDETAVVVSAHSLPEKIKEHNDPYPDQLEGTAQLIKENADLKNVHIGWQSEGNTPDPWLGPDVQDLTKDLYEEKGYKHFIYLPVGFVCEHLEVLYDNDVECKDVCDEVGAGYHRPTMPNTDERFIQAMINEINRL
- a CDS encoding competence protein ComK, with product MNRLHYQIHEETMYIVPVNNGGYIESRVGETYGGGIDCRLNPNKLIERNCRNHSQNYAARKDLTKTLTGITSKLPVIVDLFGAYIYFCTHSDRIAENNWFNIRHVQSYWNDGGMTRVQFSNNEERIIDISYASFNNQYLNALKLHYKFNQQKEKYQKKEMNMHFQYPTLGRGEVAQINETIYHSYINYINGLQIKDEV
- a CDS encoding cytosine permease, with the protein product MGSVKVTDQKIEHEIEEQEDDYSLDKVPYKERNMGWFSITNITFGIATAIFYFQLGSVMALQFGAVNALISAGYAIIVAGIMGTIISYLSARSGMNVNLMSRGGGFGYIGASLTSLIYASNFIMYCAFEGMILVYAIHEFFPAIPLWVLIVVFGTLVIPLNWFGIKQLDKLQKWSLPIFFAFLIAAITVALFTTSLYDGRFWTYMPEGVQIGGTALLMCIGMQHGIMGLTALLASDYARFLKPEHLKIGSVMIGVIPQIFCYGVMGGLGIWFGVRLAEPNPGVYIVQLLGIGGALFTMLTQIRINVTNIYSSSLSLSNFFENVFRFTPGRRFWIVVAGVTAMVLMLGGIVDHLDAALIFQGVFLLAWAAVLITDALIVKMMLKIGPAFYEARQENLYKWNPVGVVALIVSSALGTVAALGYMGTFLENTAAFFAAALAAALTVLMAVLTKGKYYLKNEVDDIDKEDYLYEPKTKQKRTVPVRRPVTVNAKAMNK
- a CDS encoding VOC family protein, which produces MNFHTPPATHVSHVKINVSDMKEALNFYTGLLGFSILEQSDKDAQLTTDGKTSILSLHEPENPVEKKRTSGLYHFAILLPERADLAAVTIHLAKNDVRMGASDHLVSEALYLNDPDGNGIEIYRDRRPEEWSWNGSRVEMTTDPLDFENLVESLEEGQEWQGMPEGTVMGHLHLHVSDMPSAVKFYTEGLGLKIVAEFPGQAAFMSSEDYHHHIAVNVWNGIGAPQPEPDSVGLNAFVMSYPDTASLNAAAKRLEDLGYEVGSEDGATVSYDPSGNKVIMTTD
- a CDS encoding helix-turn-helix domain-containing protein yields the protein MKQSNLCPKFEKAVSLLSQRWTALVIYQMLEAPQRFGEIQAAIGISGKVLSDRLKDMEQEGLIKRDVYPETPVVIEYSLTEKGRSLETVLRDIENWSQDWIEVDQQSNTGS
- the hemY gene encoding protoporphyrinogen oxidase, giving the protein MVKKVAIIGAGITGLSAAHYLSKQEDVEVDLFEQSDRAGGKIRTHQQDGYTIELGPESYLARKKILTELAEEIGLGDDLVRNQTGTSYIYVNKKLSPLPKGAVLGMPTELVPFLTTDLISARAKLRAGLDFVKKPIKVHTDISVGEFFRSRLGDEVLENIVEPLLSGIYSTNIDELSLMSTFPNFKEMEEQHGSLIKGVYHQKNSAPKSAPGKKQGQFLQFKNGLQSFIDRLLEVIRENGVSTHFNHDVTTIEKDGGTYALTVNGETRTYDNVIITTPHFQYKRWFQDMPLEYFKHMKATSVATVVMAFDDHQVKNEIDGTGFVVSRKMDTSITACTWTNKKWAHAAPDGKTLLRAYVGRPGDYIVEEKDDEEIVRLARKDLDQIMTINGEPEFTIVTKLKHSMPQYKVGHKEMIRGIHEYMAEHYPGVVLTGASHSGVGLPDCVRQAKEAVESITE
- a CDS encoding thermonuclease family protein yields the protein MFVFIALALRSKSKNQNPRRHFRRAGIAFVTGLALFFVTVAVTDEVEEPVDQTASADEDTEEVTEEATEEETAEESKEDAEEEEAEKEKEESIEAEKEASIEAAEREKEESIEAEKEASIEAKEESIEKAEAEKEKSIEEAEAKAEAEEEPVEEPVASKEGLIPVSLYRVVDGDTVNVIDDSGEELKLRLLLIDTPETVHPNKPVEPYGKEASARLTELLNAADQLYIEYDSGDKTDHYDRHLVYLYADDVSVHEVLLKEGLARVGYIYEQQRYLSEFRAAEQYAKDRQLGIWSIPGYVNEGGEGFNSEEPEAEPETTSEPATNETSPSEGNGETEYFQNCTELKKVYPDGVSSDHAAYQPKMDRDKDNWACE
- a CDS encoding lipoate--protein ligase, producing the protein MKFISNNNITDPMINLAMEEYVLREIPTDDSYFLFYVNQPSIIIGKNQNTIEEINESYIRENNIKVVRRVSGGGAVYHDEGNLNFSFITEDDGESFHNFRKFTQPIVDVLQDMGVNAELSGRNDLEIDGKKVSGNAMFSQKGRMFSHGTLMLDSDISEVQNALKVNPKKIESKGVKSVRGRVGNINDFMDEDLDIDTFKQKILEYIFGGRENIEEYVLTEEDWEKIYKLSEEKYQTWDWNYGKNPKYNFNASHKFDAGLLDVRLDVKKGRIQNAKIFGDFFGVGEVDVIEEKLIGVEHNREAIDKALEDVDISFYLGRITREEFLDLIA